A stretch of the Malus sylvestris chromosome 10, drMalSylv7.2, whole genome shotgun sequence genome encodes the following:
- the LOC126585879 gene encoding cationic amino acid transporter 8, vacuolar-like: MDLHPEQEGQQDSKPRSYWSRWSKQDFFPEYTFQNFNSYKDALSHTPSRLKDRLLHRSSDSFELLQLPKQSENLMKRCLTWWDLIWLGFGAVVGSGIFVITGQATRDDAGPAIVLSYAVSGLSAMLSVLCYTEFAVEVPVAGGSFSYLRIELGDFVAFIAAGNILLEALVGSAGLGRSWSSYFASIFRTDDTDFLRIRVKSLPDGFNLLDPIAVVVLLVVNSIAMSGTRRTSVLNWIASIASGLIIVFILIVGFVKGKTENLVPFFPYGAKGVFEAAAVVYWSYTGFDMVANMAEEAKKPSRDIPVGLVGSMSLITVVYCLMALVLCMMQKYTQIDRDAAYSVAFEAIGMNWAKYIVSICALKGMTTSLLVGSMGQARYTTQIARAHMISPWFALVHPKTGTPIYATVLVTLVSAVVALFTSLDVLSSVFSFSTLCIFMFVAIALLVRRYYVKDVTPTTDLVKFLVCLFLIIGSSTGITTTWNTGMRGWVWYVVFSVIWLVGTLWMALLPKHRVPKVWGVPLVPWLPALSIGINVFLIGSLGYVAFLRFFICTAVMVLYYLFVGVHATYDVAHQIEQEPRTQEGNENAS; this comes from the coding sequence ATGGATTTACATCCCGAGCAGGAAGGCCAGCAGGACTCAAAACCCAGAAGCTATTGGAGCAGATGGAGCAAACAGGACTTCTTCCCAGAATACACATTCCAGAACTTCAATTCCTACAAGGACGCCCTCTCCCACACCCCCTCCCGCCTCAAGGACCGCCTCCTCCACCGCTCCTCCGACTCCTTCGAGCTCCTCCAGCTCCCCAAACAGAGCGAGAATCTTATGAAGCGCTGCCTCACCTGGTGGGACTTAATCTGGCTCGGCTTCGGCGCCGTCGTTGGTTCAGGCATTTTCGTGATCACTGGGCAGGCAACCCGCGACGACGCCGGTCCGGCCATTGTTCTCTCCTATGCCGTCTCTGGTCTCTCTGCTATGCTCTCGGTTCTATGCTACACGGAGTTCGCCGTTGAAGTCCCAGTTGCCGGCGGGTCATTTTCGTACCTTCGGATAGAATTGGGGGACTTTGTGGCGTTCATTGCGGCGGGGAACATTCTCCTGGAGGCTCTGGTGGGTTCGGCAGGGCTCGGAAGGTCTTGGTCTTCTTACTTTGCCAGCATTTTTCGGACTGATGACACCGATTTTCTTCGAATTCGGGTAAAATCTCTGCCTGATGGGTTTAATCTTTTGGACCCAATTGCTGTTGTGGTGCTTTTGGTTGTTAATAGTATTGCAATGAGTGGAACTAGGAGGACTTCTGTGTTGAATTGGATTGCCTCCATAGCTAGTGGTTTGATCATTGTGTTTATATTGATTGTTGGGTTTGTTAAGGGAAAGACTGAGAATTTGGTGCCCTTTTTCCCATATGGGGCAAAGGGCGTTTTCGAGGCGGCTGCTGTTGTGTACTGGTCTTATACTGGTTTTGATATGGTTGCCAATATGGCCGAGGAGGCAAAGAAGCCCTCGAGGGACATACCGGTTGGTTTGGTTGGTTCTATGAGTTTGATCACAGTGGTTTATTGCTTGATGGCTTTGGTGTTGTGTATGATGCAGAAATACACTCAAATCGATAGAGATGCTGCTTATTCGGTTGCTTTTGAGGCAATTGGGATGAATTGGGCTAAGTACATAGTGAGTATATGCGCCCTCAAGGGAATGACTACAAGCCTGCTGGTTGGGTCTATGGGGCAAGCTAGGTATACCACTCAGATTGCAAGAGCTCATATGATTTCACCCTGGTTTGCTTTGGTTCACCCAAAAACTGGAACCCCCATTTATGCTACCGTATTGGTAACCTTAGTTAGTGCAGTTGTTGCACTATTCACTAGTCTGGATGTGCTGTCAAGCGTCTTCTCTTTCAGTACGCTCTGCATATTTATGTTTGTGGCTATAGCATTGCTTGTGAGGCGGTATTATGTTAAGGATGTGACGCCAACGACTGATTTGGTCAAGTTCCTTGTATGTTTGTTCTTAATAATCGGTTCTTCTACAGGAATTACAACGACTTGGAATACAGGGATGCGAGGGTGGGTTTGGTATGTAGTGTTTTCTGTGATTTGGTTAGTGGGGACTTTGTGGATGGCATTGCTTCCAAAGCACCGGGTTCCTAAGGTTTGGGGGGTTCCACTTGTTCCATGGTTGCCTGCATTGTCGATTGGAATTAATGTTTTTCTCATTGGGTCTCTGGGTTATGTTGCATTCTTGAGGTTTTTCATTTGCACTGCAGTCATGGTTCTCTACTATTTGTTCGTTGGTGTACATGCAACATATGATGTAGCTCACCAGATTGAACAAGAACCAAGAACTCAAGAGGGAAATGAAAATGCTAGTTAA
- the LOC126587457 gene encoding gibberellin 2-beta-dioxygenase 1-like, which translates to MVFVTKSASEHFSYPRTSTKVSKLFSGIPLVDLTKPDSKQLIVNACEEYGFFKIINHGVPMDFITRLESEAIKFFSLPLSEKEKSGPPNPLGYGNKHIGKNGDVGWVEYLLLTTNTESISQRFLSVFGNNAEEFCSALNDYVSAVKKMTCEILELMSEGLKIQPRNVFSKLLMDEQSDSCFRLNHYPPCPELQGLSSAGARNVIGFGEHTDPQIISVLRSNNTSGLQISLRDGSWISVPPDQNSFFINVGDSLQVLTNGRFESVRHRVLANGLKSRLSMIYFGGPPLSEKIAPLQSVMNGEEESMYKEFTWFEYKKSAYSSRLADNRLGHFERIAAS; encoded by the exons ATGGTGTTTGTGACCAAATCAGCCAGTGAACACTTTTCTTATCCTAGAACCAGCACCAAAGTCTCCAAATTGTTTTCTGGGATTCCTCTGGTAGACCTCACAAAACCAGACTCCAAGCAGCTCATTGTCAATGCCTGTGAGGAGTATGGTTTCTTCAAGATCATCAACCATGGTGTTCCAATGGATTTCATCACAAGATTGGAATCTGAGGCCATCAAATTCTTCTCCCTCCCACTTTCTGAGAAGGAAAAGTCAGGGCCTCCTAATCCATTAGGATATGGGAACAAGCATATTGGGAAGAATGGTGATGTTGGTTGGGTTGAGTACCTCCTTCTCACAACCAATACAGAATCCATTTCCCAGAGGTTTCTATCGGTTTTTGGAAATAACGCAGAAGAGTTTTG TTCTGCTTTGAATGATTACGTATCAGCTGTGAAGAAAATGACCTGTGAGATTCTTGAGCTGATGTCTGAAGGATTGAAGATTCAACCAAGGAATGTGTTCAGTAAGCTTTTGATGGATGAACAGAGTGATTCTTGTTTCAGGCTCAATCACTACCCACCATGCCCAGAGCTTCAAGGTTTGAGCAGTGCCGGTGCCAGAAATGTGATTGGATTTGGAGAGCACACAGACCCACAAATCATTTCTGTGCTAAGATCCAACAATACATCTGGCCTCCAAATTTCTTTGAGAGATGGGAGTTGGATTTCAGTCCCACCTGATCAGAACTCCTTCTTTATCAATGTTGGTGACTCTTTACAG GTTTTGACTAATGGGAGGTTTGAAAGTGTGAGGCACAGGGTTTTGGCAAATGGTTTAAAATCAAGACTGTCAATGATTTATTTTGGGGGACCACCCTTGAGTGAGAAAATAGCTCCATTGCAATCTGTCATGAATGGAGAGGAGGAAAGCATGTACAAGGAGTTTACATGGTTTGAGTACAAAAAATCTGCCTACAGCTCAAGACTTGCAGATAACAGGCTTGGACACTTTGAGAGAATTGCAGCCTCATAA